Genomic DNA from Alphaproteobacteria bacterium:
GAACGCCACGCCACATCGAAACTGACCGACGACAATTTGGATCGTATCGCATCGCTTGGTTTCAGAGGCGAGGCCTTGCCGTCGATCGGTTCTATCGCCCGCCTGTCCATCACCAGCCGTCCGCAAGATCAAGATAGCGGATTTTCAATCAGGGTCGAAAGCGGCAAGAAATCCAAACCGGTTCCGGCCGCGCATAATATCGGCACCAGCATCGATGTCGAAGATTTATTTTACGCCACACCGGCGCGATTGAAATTCATGAAATCGCCAGCGACGGAAAGCGCGCAAATCACCGATACGATCCGGCGGTTGGCGCTGGCCTGCCCCCATATCGCATTCGATTTGAACGATGAGGATGGCGCTATTTTAAAATTAAACGCCGGTCAGGGCGATTTCTTTTCCACCATTCGCGCCCGCGTTGTCGATGTGATGGGCGGCGAATTCGCGGCCAATCATTTGCCAATCGATGTTGAACGGGATGGATACCGTTTATATGGCCTTGTCAGCATTCCAACCTATAGCCGCGGCAACGCGCAAATGCAGTTTTTTACCGTCAATAATCGCCCCGTGCGCGATAAACAATTATTGGGCGCGCTGCGAGCCGCCTATCAAGACGTATTGGCCAGCGACCGTTATCCCTATGTCGCGCTATATTTGGATATTCCGGCACAGGATTTGGATGTTAATGTGCATCCGGCGAAAACCGAGGTGCGGTTCCGCGATGCCAATAAAGTGCGCGGGTTACTGATAGGCGCGATCCGGGCGGCGATTGCCAGCGAACAATCCCTGACATCCAGCAGCAGCAACCAATCCGCCATGATTATGGCTTTCCAGCGGCGCGAAACGGCGCAAAATTATGTGGCGCAACACCAATCCGGCTTTTCCGATTTTATTCCCATGGCGCGCAATCTGGATTCCGCGGCCGCCGAGGCGATTGAAACCCAGATTCATCATCCCCTAGGCGCGGCCGTTGCGCATATTCATGAAAATTATATTGTCGCGCAAACTGAATCGGGCCTGATTTTAATCGACCAGCACGCCGCCCATGAACGGATTGTGTACGAAAAAATGAAAAATGAAATGGCCGCATCCGGCATTAAACGGCAGATTTTATTGATTCCGGAAGTGGTCAAATTGCCGGCCGGGCAAAGCCGCGTATTGTTGGAACGCGCGACGGAATTGGAAAAACTGGGATTAATGGTGGAAAGTTTCGGCGCAGACGCCATTTTGGTGCGCGAGATACCAAGCATATTGGGCAAAAGTTCGGTTGCCGGGATGATCGAACAATTATCCGCCGATTTATCGGATATGGACGGATCGTTGGAATTAGAAAAAAATCTTTGGCAAATATGTTCGACCATGGCGTGCCATGGCAGCGTTAGATCGGGGAGAATTTTAAATGCCGCCGAAATGAATGCGTTATTGCGCCAAATGGAACAAACGCCTAATTCCGGCCAGTGCAATCACGGCAGACCGACCTTTATCGAATTGAGTTTGTCGGATATCGAGAAATTATTTGGCCGCAAATAAATAGAACCGTATCTTCGCCGCGCCATAAACTCGTTCATCCAGCAATTCCAATTCCGGCAATGTATATTCTTCTTTTGCCGCAGATTCGATGACGATCAAAGCACGTGGCGACAGCCAATTATTTTGACGCAAAGATTCGATGCAAGGCGCAATCAATCCTTGGTTATAGGGCGGATCTAAGAATACCAGATCGAACTGTTCCCGCGCCGGCGGCAAATTCAAGGCATCGGCAGAAATAAAATCGCATATGCCTGTCGCTTTCATATCTTCGGCATTGGCGCGCGCGGTTTTAATGTCGCGGTCGATAAAACACGCATAATCCGCGCCACGCGATAACGCCTCCAGCCCCAGCGCGCCACTGCCGCAAAACACATCCAGAACACTTAATTTTTGCGGGATCGGCAAATCGAAAATCGATGCCGGTTTTCCATGCGATAAAATATTGTACAATGCCTGCCGGGCGCGGTCTGATGTGGGGCGAATATCGTTTCCTGGCGGAACCGACAATTTACGGCCTTTGTAAATGCCGGTGGTAATGCGCACTACTTACCCCCAAAATATCCCGGCAGCAATTTATGCAATTGATCCTCGCCGATTTCCTTGGCCTTTCCGGGCCCAAGATCGCGCAATTCAAACGGCCCATACCCAAGCCGCGTCAAACGGTTCACCGCCAGACCGAAATGTTGCATCATTTTGCGGATTTCGCGATTCTTGCCTTCGTGCAAGGTAACAAACAGCCACGCATTGCGCCCGGTGGCCTTGTCTATTTCCACGGTGGCTGGCGCGTATCGCACGCCATCGACCGTTATGCCTTTGCCCAGCCGTTCTATAATTTCCGGCGTAACCGTACCATATACGCGCACGCGATAATGGCGCGAAAAACCGTTTTTGGGCAATTCCATGTACCGCGCCAGTCCGCCATCGTTGGTCAGCAAGATCAATCCCTCGCTGTTTAGATCGAGTCTTCCGACCGATACCACGCGCGGCAACGATTTCGGCAGAATATCGAAAATGGTCGGACGCCCCTGCGGATCATTGTGCGTAACGACATATCCGAGCGGTTTGTGATACAACCATAATTTGGCTTGTTTCGATTTCCATATAAATGGCCGGTTGTTCACCGTGATTTTATTGATTGGCGAAACCACGCAAGCCGGTGTTTTTAACACCTCGCCATCGACCGTAACCCGGCCTTCCAAAATCCATTGCTCGGCCTCGCGCCGCGAACATAATCCCGCATGGGCCAAAACCTTGGCAATACGTTCCGGTTTGTTTTTAATTGGCGCGGTCGGTTTTTTGGTTTGGAAAGAACGGCGCGAATTGAATTTCTGCGTCACGCGTTTCTTAGCGGCCTGTTTTTTAGGTCTGGTCATTGGCATGCCCCGATTAATGCGGAAAATATCTTTGCGTCATGCGGACTGGCCGCGTATTCCGGGTGCCATTGCACGCCCAGGCAAAAACGGTAGGACGGGGATTCTATTCCCTCGATCACGCCATCTCCGGCGCGCGCGCTGACAATCGTGCCGGTGGGAACATTTTTAATCGATTGGTGATGCGATGAATTCACCGCCAAACGATCGACCCCTAAAATACGGTGCAACATCGTGCCAGGCTCCACCGCAATATCGTGCGCGGCTTGATCGAATGGCGGTTTTTGCGAATGTTCGTGCGCATTCGGCACCGCATCTGGAATATGTTGGATCAAACTGCCGCCAAGCGCCACATTCAATGTTTGCATGCCGTTGCAAATGCCCAATACCGCCTTGCCGGATTCCAACGCCGCACGAATCAAGGCGATTTCAAAATCGGCGCGCGGGGAGTTTTTAATTTTGGATTTTGGATGCGGCTCTTCGCCATATAATTTTGGATCCAAATCGTCGCCCGCGCCCACAATCAAAAACCCATCGCATAATAAGCTGTATGCTGCGACGGCGTCCTTGCGATATGGAATTAAAATCGGATTGCCGCCGGCATTGGCCACCGCATCGCTGTAATTTTCGCGCATGGCATAATATGGCCGCCATTCCGAAAACCCGCCCGGTTTCGGTTCCTGCCAGTCTGGAATAATGCCAATCAGCGGTTTTTTCATCTTTTCTGCCCTTGAAGCTCTATTCAATTCTATATAGTTTATACCGTATGCAGAATCAAAATTACATGCAAATCGCGCTGACCGAAGCACGGGCGGCCGAGGCCCGTGGCGAAGTGCCTATTGGCGCGGTGGTGGTCGACAAGTCCGGGCAAATTATTGCGCAAGCAGGCAACAGAACGGAAGAAACGAACGATCCATCCGCCCATGCCGAATTATTAGCATTGCGTATGGCGGCACAAAAAATCGGCGAGCCCAGATTGGTCGATTGCGATTTGTATGTGACGTTGGAGCCATGCACCATGTGCGCGGCGGCGATCAGCCAATTTCGTGTCCGGCGGTTATATTATGGCGCCTATGATCCCAAGGGCGGCGCGGTCGATCATGGCGTTAAATTTTTTGCCTCCCCCACTTGCCACCACGCGCCGGAAATTTACGGCGGCATTATGGAAAGCGAAACCGGCGCGTTATTACGCGGTTTTTTTGAATCGAAACGCGCATAATTCCATATAGAAAAAAACCCGGATTTATTGTATTTTCAAATCCTGCTTAACAAGGGAATTTCCATGAATATTTTGGTCATTGGCGGCGGCGCGCGGGAACATGCATTATGCTGGGCAATAACACAATCGCCCGATTGCGGTAAATTATTTTGCGCCCCTGGCAATTATGGCATTTCGCAAATCGCCGCAGGCGCCAATATATCCGTGACCGATTTTACTGCGATTACCGATTTTATCAAAACCAACAAAATCGATTTTGTGGTTGTCGGCCCGGAACAACCACTAGTCGCCGGACTTGCCGATCATCTGATAAAAATAAATGTGCCTGTATTTGGCCCATCGCAAGCAGCCGCGCAATTAGAAGGATCGAAAGGATTCGTCAAGGATTTATGCCGCGAACATAATATTCCAACCGCCGGATATGAACGCGTTTACGATGTGCCAGCGGCGGAAAAAGTTATAGCCAGAATGAAAGGCAAAGTGGTGGTCAAGGCCGACGGGCTGGCCGCCGGCAAGGGTGTTATTATCGCCGAAAATCAAGCCGAAGCGGTCGGAGCGGCAAAAAAATTATTATCGCCTGGTCCCGAAGGCCATCCGTCGCTGGTTATCGAAGAATTTTTGGATGGCGAGGAAGCGAGCTTCTTTGCCCTGGTCGATGGCGAAACCGTGGTGCCATTGGTCGCGGCGCAAGATCACAAACGCGCCTTTGATGGCGATCTGGGCCCGAATACCGGCGGTATGGGCGCTTACTCCCCCGCGCCAGTTTTTACCCCCGCCATTCAACAACAAGTGATGGAAAAAATTATCCGCCCAACCGCGCGCGCGATGGTATCGCGCGGCATGCCGTTTCGCGGCGTGTTATTTGCCGGCCTGATGATTACCGAGACCGGACCGCATTTGATTGAATATAATGTGCGGTTTGGCGATCCGGAATGCCAGGCGATTTTGCCCCGCCTGGATGGCGATTGGCTGAAGGTTTTATACGCGACCGCGACCGGAAAATTATCCACCCTACCCGCGTTAAAATGGCGCGATATATGTACATTGGGCGTTGTTTACGCCAGCCAAGGGTATCCGGAACAATATAAGAAATACACGCCGATCCGCAATTTGGATGCTCTGAAAGGTCTGCCGCATATTCAACTGTTCCATGCCGCAACCAAATGGAATGAAAATCAAATCGTTGCCGATGGCGGCCGCGTTTTATCTATAGTTGGCGAAGGCACAACCATTGCCGAGGCGCAAAAACGAGCTTATGACGCGATTGGCAAAATCGACTGGCCGGACGGTTTTTACCGCAAAGATATTGGCTGGCGCGCGATTGCCGGCAAAAAACAAGTGGCGTAAATGGCCGATCCGGCATTTCAAAATTCTCCCAGCAATATTCCCGAATTTACGGTTTCGGAAATTGCCCATGCGGTTAAACGCGTGGTCGAAGGCAGTTTTGAACGGGTGCGGGTGCGCGGAGAAATATCAGGCCTAAGCCGCCCGGCATCGGGCCATGTATATTTCAAATTAAAAGACGCGGATGCGGTTTTGGACGGCGTGTGCTGGAAATTCAGCGTGCCGCGATTGAAAATAAAACCGGAAGACGGGATGGAAATCATCGCGACCGGCAAGGTTTCAACCTATCCCGGCGGATCGCGATATCAGATTATCGTCGATTCGATCGAACTTGCCGGCCAAGGCGCATTGTTAAAATTGCTGGAAGAACGCAAGAAAAAACTGGCCGCCGAAGGATTATTCGATCCCGAACGAAAAAAGAAATTGCCGTTCTTGCCGCGCGTTATTGGCGTGGTGACATCCCCGACTGGCGCCGTTATCCGTGACATCCTGCATCGTTTGGCCGATCGGTTTCCTCGCGATGTATTGGTTTGGCCGGTGCCGGTGCAGGGCGATGGCGCCGCCGCGCAAATCGCCGCCGCGATTACGGGCTTTGACACAAAATTGCCGGAAAATGGCATTCCAAAGCCCGATGTTTTAATCGTCGCGCGCGGCGGCGGCAGTATCGAGGATTTATGGGAATTTAACGATGAATCGGTCGTCCGCGCTGTCGCCAATTGTTCAATTCCGGTTATTTCGGCAGTGGGGCATGAAACCGATGTTACTTTGATCGATTATGTCGCCGATGTTCGCGCGCCGACACCAACCGCGGCGGCGGAATTGGCGGTACCGGTGCGATTGCAATTGATCGCCGCCATGGCGGATAAAACCGCAAGACTACAAAATGCCATCGCCAAATTTCTGCAATTGCATAAAAAACATTTGCAAAGCCTGTCCCGCGGCCTGCCCCACCCGCGCGAACGTTTAGCGATGATGCAGCAGAAACTGGATGAACGCGTTTTACGCCTGTCCAAATCGGTTGCCGCGTTTCTACATGCGCGAAACCTGCGATTGCATAAGATTCATATTTCGCCCGAATTATTGCGGCTTGACCTGCGCCGCCAAGGGCAACAAATCAAACAATCCGAAGCCCGATTGCGCCAGGCGATCATACGGCATTTGCAGCGCGCCAAAGATCAGTTTTCCAAACAAACAAGGCTGCTGCAAACCCTGTCTTATGAACGGGTGTTGGAGCGCGGATTTGCGTTAATGCTGGATCAAAATGGCCAGGCGGTGACTAAAATCGACGCCGTCAATGTCGGCGAAGATTACAGAATTCGTTTGCACGATGGAGAATCCACAGCCACGATTAAAGACAAGAAGAGAAAATAGTTACATAAACCGGCTTAATAATTTTTCCAATTGGCCTGGATCGGACCATTCCACCCGCACGTGAATAGGTTCGATATTTTCTTGCAGATTTTGTTCGATGCGCACTAAATCTTTGGCGGTTGTGACCAGATGGGCGCCTTGGCGTTCGGCTTCTTTGATCAGTAAAACAATTTCCGAGGAATTGAAATAATGATGATCGGGAAAATCATGGGTTTCAATTACATTTAAACCGTAATCCCGCAACATATGGTAAAATTTTTGTGGGCGGCCGATTCCGGCAAAAGCCATGATTTTCCGGCCCTTCAGTTTTTCGATTTGCCGCGCATCCGGCACCATCCTGGCTTGCAGAATCGGCTTGCTGCTTGGAATCCTGGCAAATAGATGGTGTTTATCTTGGCCGTACAGAACGATGGTATCGGCGCGATCGACCGCATGATCGAATTTTTCGCGCAATGGCCCGGCCGGAATGATCCGGCCATTGCCAACGCCATATTCGCCATCCACCACCAGCAACGATAAATCTTTGTGAAGATATGGATTCTGAAATCCATCATCCATCACAATAACATCCGCGCCTTCGGATACGGCCAATTTAGACGCGGCGACACGATCTTCGCCGATGACGGTTATGCCCGTGCGGGTCAATAATAAGGCTTCATCGCCAACATGAATCGCTTGATGCGCGTGGGGATCGACCACCAATGGACCGCCATAAATGCCCCCATACCCATAACTTAGAAATACCGGGGTTTTATTCTGTTTTTTAAAAAACTCGCCCAGACTGAGGCAAATTGGCGTTTTTCCCGCCCCGCCAGCCACCACATTGCCGACACAAATAACCGGCACAGATGCCTTGTATGTTTTGGCGAAATCGCGGCGCATTTTTCCAAGTCCGGCATATAACCAGCTTAAGGGCGTAAAACAACGCGCGGCGGGGCAATCGATATGCCAAAACTCAGGCGTTTGCATAGCGCACATCCTGTTGTTGAACAGGGCCTATATAGGGCTGCAAACGCGCCACTACAAAATCTAAAATCCGGTCTTGACTTTGTGCCACGGCAAGCGCTCGTTGCCCCAGACTTTGAGAAATATAAATATCGCCCAGCAATCTTTGCACATAGGATTGCAATTCCAAATCATTATTTACCACCCAGGCCGCTTGCGCGGATTGCATCGCCTGATGAAGATCAACAAAATTCTGCATTTGCGGACCATAAACTATGGCGCATCCATATCGCGCCGGTTCCAGCAAATTATGCCCGCCTTTGACTTTTAAACTGCCGCCCATGAATACGATTTTACAAACGGAGAAAAACAAACCAAGCTCGCCAATCGTATCGGCTAAATATATATCGGTTGAAGCCGCAATGGCTTGGCCGCGCGAACGCACAGCCACATTCAGCCCCAATATGCGCAATTCATTTTGAATCTTGGTGCTGCGTTGCGGGTGGCGCGGAGCGATAATAGTCAAAAGCCCCGGATATTTTTGCCGTAAAACACGATGCGCTTCGCCGATCGATTTTTCCTCGCCCTCATGCGTGCTGGCGGCGCACCATACAAGCCTGCTGCCTATAGATTGCTGTAACCAATGCCGGTCAGCCTGGCGATAAGGCAGTGGAGCGGCGGCAAATTTTAAATTTCCGGAAATTTCAACTGGCGATGCGCCAAGCGCCGTAAAATAACGCGCATAAGTTTCATTTTGCGCCAGCACATGAGAAAAGTTTTTCAATAATTGCGCAATAAAACCAGGATTCTTTTGCCAAGATTCAAATGATTCATCCGACATGCGCGCGTTCAATAAAACAATATCTATATTGCGCGCCTTGGTTTGGGAAATCAGATTCGGCCATAATTCCGATTCCACCCAAATGGCGAAATTTGGCATCCAATGATGCAAAAAACTGTCCACCCATCCTGGATGGTCCAGCGGAATATATTGATGCAACAACCGGGAATGCAGGCGTGGCTTTATAAATTCCGCCGATGTTTTTGTGCCGGTGGTGATTAAAACGGTGATATTCGGATAAAGTATAAATAGCCGTTCGATCAAGGTTAATACCGATTGGCTTTCGCCGACGCTGGCCGCATGTATCCAAACCAAACGCCCGGCGGGACGTGGCATAGTAGCCCGTCCGAATCGTTCGCATAGACGTTGTGGGTCTTCCTTACCCAACCGCACACGGATTTTTAAATACAACCGCAAAATCGGGGCGATCGCACGCAGTGTCCATCGATACAGAGTCAGTTTATTCATGATGCTTTCCGTTGAGACATCATATCATTAAGCCTGGATTCGTCCAAGGGGATTGGCGTCTGACCGCATAATTGGTCGGAACGATTCGAAACATCTATCAAGTCCTGCTCTAATTTCTGGCGGTATAGTTCCAGGTCCGCGTCGCTGCAATCTTGCGGCACATGGATAGGATTACCCCATACATAGGCGCCACGCGAAAATGGCAAACAGACCAAAAACCGGTCCCAACTTTGTAAAACCTTGCGTTTACTGGTCGCAACCGAAACATTAACGATTGGAATGCCGGTTAGTTTCGCCAGATACACAGGGCCAGGCGCGGCTTGGAATCGCGGCCCACGCGGCCCATCCGGGGTAATGCCGACACAATAACTCTGTTCAATTTTTTCGACCATTTCCCGCAATGCGGCGCTGCTGCCGCGCGAGGTGGAGCCTGTAACCGTGCCCACGCCATAATGATGAATAGTTTGTGAAATAAATCTGCCGTCACGATGCTGCGAAATCAAAATCGTCGCCTTCACCCCTTTGCGCCAGCAACGGCACATGCACAGCAAACGATTATGCCAAAAACAGACGATCATCGGTTTGCCGGCATCCCAAAATGATTCCGGCACCGCGCGATTATGGTGTTCCCAGCGCGACGTGTAATACACCAATTCCATATATAAATAGGCAACCCAGGAAATCAGCGATTGCACCAACGAAGATTGAATCAATTTGCGGCGGAATTTTTTGGACATTTACGCGTTCACTGCGTTCAATTGCGGCGCTGGTTGGTTCTGATCCTGGGCCTGATATTGCATGCTATATAATTTGGCATACGCACCGCCCTTGGCCAGCAATTGTTGATGGGTGCCGGATTCCACCACCCAACCTTGATCGATGACATAAATCAAATCCGCGTTGACGATGGTCGACAGGCGATGCGCAATCACAATCGTGGTTCTGCCGCGCATCAAATCCTGCAAGGCGCTTTGTACCTGGCGTTCGGTATTGCTGTCGAGCGCCGAGGTTGCCTCGTCCAGCAACAGAATGGGCGCGTTTTTCAGCATGGCGCGGGCAATCGCCACGCGTTGCCGCTGGCCACCCGACAATTTCGATCCTTGCGGACCAACCGGTGTGTCGTATCCATTTGGCATGGACATGATAAATTCATGCGCGCCCGCCGCCTTGGCCGCCTGAATAATATCCAGCTCCCCGGCGTTCTTTTGGCCATAGGCAATATTGGCGCGGATCGTATCGTCGAACAGCAAAGTTTCCTGGCTGACCAGCGCCATCGCATCGCGCAGGCTATGCAAAGTTACATCGCGCACATTCTGGCCATCAATCACGATAGAACCCTTGCTTACATCATAAAAGCGCGGGATTAGATTTAAAATCGTACTTTTGCCGCCGCCCGATGGACCGACCAGGGCCGTAGTGCGGCCAGCCGGAATATCCAGTTGCATATTCCATAACGCGGTTTTGCCATTATCATACGAAAATTCGACATCGCGGAATTCGATTTTGGCTTGAGCCAATTCTAAATCCTTGGCATCCGGAGCGTCGACAATTTTAGACGGCACTTCGAGCAAGTCATAAATACGCTGGGCGGAAGCCATGCCTTCTTGCAATCCGGCGTTTAATTTTGCAAGGCCTTTTAACGGCTCATACGCCAACAATAACGCCGTGATAAACGAGAAAAAAGCGCCCGTGGTTTTATAGCCGTCAATAACCTGATATCCGCCATAAATAATAACGGCGCAAACCGCGATGGCGCCGAAAAATTCCATAATGGGAGAATTCGCGGAACGATAACGTTGCGAACGTTGGGATAAAATATAAAGATTTTCGGTCAAATGTTCGGCGCGGGAAACTTCTTCGTCTTCTGTATTATTCGCCTTCACGTGGCGCATGCCATGAAATACTTGTTCCAATAATGATGCATACGTGCCCGCGCTGCCCTGCGATGTATACGATAATTTACGCACCTTACGGCCCAATTTGGCAATCGGAAACGCGGTTAAAGGAAAAACTACCAGCGCGATAAAAGCCAATTTGGCGTCCTGATAAAACAACATCCCCATCAGGAAAATCAGTGTCAGAATATCCTTGCCCATGCCCGTGATGGTGTTCGCCACCGCATAACGCAACATCCCTACGTCATATGTAAAGCGCGATACCAACGCGCCAGTTTGCGAACCGTGAAAAAATGCCAGATCCGCGCGCACCACATGGCGGAACATCCGGTTTTGCAAATCGCGAATAATGCCCTGGCCAATGCCGTTCATCAGCATCGCCTCGCCATAAGTCGCAAGGCCGCGCACGGCGAACAATACGATTACCGCAAGACCGATTGGCCACAGGGCGGCTTCGTTTTTTTCGATAAATATTTTATCCAGAATCGGTTCGATCAATTTTGCAAATGTGGCCGTGGTCGCGGCGATAATGACCATCATGCACAAGGCCAGACCCAGGCGGCCCTTATAATTTTTAATGTGATCGCGCGCCAAGCGGCGCATAAGAGTACGGGTGGTAGCAAAATTCGGTTTGATTTTATCCATCTATTGTCCCGCCAGCGTCATTTGCCCGACACGAATTGTCGGACTGTCGACGCCATATTTAAATTCCAAATCATTGGCCGGCGTCAGTTCCATAAACATTTCCGATAAATGCCCGGCGATGGTGACTTCCGATACGGGATAAGCAATCTGCCCGTTTTCAATCCAAAACCCGGATGCGCCCTGGCTGTAATCGCCAGTAACCAGATTCACTCCCATGCCCATGGTTTCAGTGACATAGAACCCTTGCTTAATATCGGCCATCAATTGTTGCGGCGTAACCGAACCAGAAGCCAAATAAAAATTGCTGATCGAAGGCGATGGCACACTGGAAACGCCGCGCACCGCATGACCGGTCGAATGCAAACCCAATTGACGGGCGGAGCGGCAATCCATAATCCAATTCTTTAAATAACCGCCTTCGATAAAATGAATATTGCGCGTCGCGATGCCTTCGGCATCGAACGGCCGGGACCGCAAGGCGCGTGGGCGCGATGGATCGTCGATAATATTGATGGAGCCCTTAAATATTTGCTGACCCATTTTCGATTTCAAGAATGATGTGCCACGCGCCACCGTCGCGCCATTGATTGCGCTGGCCACATATCCCACAATACCGCGCGCGACGCGCGGATCGAATACCACCGGCACTTGCTGTGTTTTGACTTTGCGCGGATTCAGGCGCCTTACAGCACGCTCGCCGGCCTTGCGGCCGATAATATCCGGCGAGATCATGTCCTTGTAAAAAACGGCGGAGCTATAATCATAATCGCGCTCCATCCCGGTGCCTTCGCCGGCAATCACCGATGCCGATACTGAAAAACTCGATTGATCATATTCACCGGCAAGACCATTACTATTTACCAAATAAATTTTAGAACGGCTGGCGTGCGCGTCGCCGCCTTCGCTTTTGGTAACGCCTTTAACGGCTTGCGCGGCGTCCTCGGCTTTCTTTGCCCATTCTTGCAATTTTTCTTCGCCAATATCGGAATCATCGGCGTTATGATGCTTATGCTCGCCAATCAAAGAGTCGTTTTTATCGGCAAGGCCGCAATACGGATCATCCGGCGAGGCCTTGGCCATCGCGACCGCGCGGTCAACCACTTCGTTGATTTCGGTTAAATTGGAATAGGACGAAGATACTACCGATTGTTTTTTACCGATAAATACGCGCAAACCAACATCGGCCGAGGCGGAGCGTTCCAATTTTTCCAGCTTGCCGTACCGTACCGATACATCCTGGCTAACGGAGTCCACCAAAATAGCGTCGGCCGCGCTTGCCCCCTTGGCAATCGCTTTACCAATAATATCGCCCAAAAAATTCAAATGATCCGTCATTATAAAATCGTTTCCATAAATAAAGCCGAGGAT
This window encodes:
- a CDS encoding gamma-glutamyl-gamma-aminobutyrate hydrolase family protein; the protein is MKKPLIGIIPDWQEPKPGGFSEWRPYYAMRENYSDAVANAGGNPILIPYRKDAVAAYSLLCDGFLIVGAGDDLDPKLYGEEPHPKSKIKNSPRADFEIALIRAALESGKAVLGICNGMQTLNVALGGSLIQHIPDAVPNAHEHSQKPPFDQAAHDIAVEPGTMLHRILGVDRLAVNSSHHQSIKNVPTGTIVSARAGDGVIEGIESPSYRFCLGVQWHPEYAASPHDAKIFSALIGACQ
- the rsmD gene encoding 16S rRNA (guanine(966)-N(2))-methyltransferase RsmD, encoding MRITTGIYKGRKLSVPPGNDIRPTSDRARQALYNILSHGKPASIFDLPIPQKLSVLDVFCGSGALGLEALSRGADYACFIDRDIKTARANAEDMKATGICDFISADALNLPPAREQFDLVFLDPPYNQGLIAPCIESLRQNNWLSPRALIVIESAAKEEYTLPELELLDERVYGAAKIRFYLFAAK
- a CDS encoding rRNA pseudouridine synthase; the encoded protein is MPMTRPKKQAAKKRVTQKFNSRRSFQTKKPTAPIKNKPERIAKVLAHAGLCSRREAEQWILEGRVTVDGEVLKTPACVVSPINKITVNNRPFIWKSKQAKLWLYHKPLGYVVTHNDPQGRPTIFDILPKSLPRVVSVGRLDLNSEGLILLTNDGGLARYMELPKNGFSRHYRVRVYGTVTPEIIERLGKGITVDGVRYAPATVEIDKATGRNAWLFVTLHEGKNREIRKMMQHFGLAVNRLTRLGYGPFELRDLGPGKAKEIGEDQLHKLLPGYFGGK
- the purD gene encoding phosphoribosylamine--glycine ligase, whose amino-acid sequence is MNILVIGGGAREHALCWAITQSPDCGKLFCAPGNYGISQIAAGANISVTDFTAITDFIKTNKIDFVVVGPEQPLVAGLADHLIKINVPVFGPSQAAAQLEGSKGFVKDLCREHNIPTAGYERVYDVPAAEKVIARMKGKVVVKADGLAAGKGVIIAENQAEAVGAAKKLLSPGPEGHPSLVIEEFLDGEEASFFALVDGETVVPLVAAQDHKRAFDGDLGPNTGGMGAYSPAPVFTPAIQQQVMEKIIRPTARAMVSRGMPFRGVLFAGLMITETGPHLIEYNVRFGDPECQAILPRLDGDWLKVLYATATGKLSTLPALKWRDICTLGVVYASQGYPEQYKKYTPIRNLDALKGLPHIQLFHAATKWNENQIVADGGRVLSIVGEGTTIAEAQKRAYDAIGKIDWPDGFYRKDIGWRAIAGKKQVA
- a CDS encoding nucleoside deaminase; this encodes MQNQNYMQIALTEARAAEARGEVPIGAVVVDKSGQIIAQAGNRTEETNDPSAHAELLALRMAAQKIGEPRLVDCDLYVTLEPCTMCAAAISQFRVRRLYYGAYDPKGGAVDHGVKFFASPTCHHAPEIYGGIMESETGALLRGFFESKRA
- the mutL gene encoding DNA mismatch repair endonuclease MutL, with product MTIRILPNHLVNQIAAGEVVERPASVVKELVENAIDAGASRIEVFIRGGGLNKITVRDNGKGMNAAELPLSVERHATSKLTDDNLDRIASLGFRGEALPSIGSIARLSITSRPQDQDSGFSIRVESGKKSKPVPAAHNIGTSIDVEDLFYATPARLKFMKSPATESAQITDTIRRLALACPHIAFDLNDEDGAILKLNAGQGDFFSTIRARVVDVMGGEFAANHLPIDVERDGYRLYGLVSIPTYSRGNAQMQFFTVNNRPVRDKQLLGALRAAYQDVLASDRYPYVALYLDIPAQDLDVNVHPAKTEVRFRDANKVRGLLIGAIRAAIASEQSLTSSSSNQSAMIMAFQRRETAQNYVAQHQSGFSDFIPMARNLDSAAAEAIETQIHHPLGAAVAHIHENYIVAQTESGLILIDQHAAHERIVYEKMKNEMAASGIKRQILLIPEVVKLPAGQSRVLLERATELEKLGLMVESFGADAILVREIPSILGKSSVAGMIEQLSADLSDMDGSLELEKNLWQICSTMACHGSVRSGRILNAAEMNALLRQMEQTPNSGQCNHGRPTFIELSLSDIEKLFGRK
- a CDS encoding exodeoxyribonuclease VII large subunit; protein product: MADPAFQNSPSNIPEFTVSEIAHAVKRVVEGSFERVRVRGEISGLSRPASGHVYFKLKDADAVLDGVCWKFSVPRLKIKPEDGMEIIATGKVSTYPGGSRYQIIVDSIELAGQGALLKLLEERKKKLAAEGLFDPERKKKLPFLPRVIGVVTSPTGAVIRDILHRLADRFPRDVLVWPVPVQGDGAAAQIAAAITGFDTKLPENGIPKPDVLIVARGGGSIEDLWEFNDESVVRAVANCSIPVISAVGHETDVTLIDYVADVRAPTPTAAAELAVPVRLQLIAAMADKTARLQNAIAKFLQLHKKHLQSLSRGLPHPRERLAMMQQKLDERVLRLSKSVAAFLHARNLRLHKIHISPELLRLDLRRQGQQIKQSEARLRQAIIRHLQRAKDQFSKQTRLLQTLSYERVLERGFALMLDQNGQAVTKIDAVNVGEDYRIRLHDGESTATIKDKKRK